The following DNA comes from Gemmatimonadota bacterium.
CCACTCGAGCGCTACCGACCGCTGGTCGAACTCTTCGGGACACGGACCACGGCCACACTGAGCGAGTGGAGCGAGCATCAGCTCGCCATCGCGGCGGTCATCACGGCGGTGAAGCGGCAGATCTCGAAGAAGACCGGGAAGGAGTATGCCCGGGTCACCCTCGAGGACTTCCATGGCACGGCCGAGGCGATCGTCTTCCCCGAGGCCTGGGCCAAGCTCAACCAGGTCATCCAGGTCGACAACGCGATGCTCCTCAACGGCGGCTACTCGGCCCGCGACCGGGGCGAGGATTCGGCACCGTTCGTGGTCGAGGGGGCGCGCCCGCTGGCCGAGATCGAGGCGGCCGGGATGCTCGGGATCGCCATCCGCTGGACCGCCCCGCTGGCCCCGGCCACCGAGACCGTCCGGGCCGCCGCGCGGCTCTGTTCGGCCCATCCGGGGCCTTCCCCGCTCTATATTGACTGGTCCGATGGCAACGGGACGGCGGTCCGGCTCAAGGCCCGCCGGCTCCGGCTGGAGCCGCACGAGGAAACCCTTCGCGCCCTGCGCGACCTCTTCGGCGGCGACGCCGTGTCCTTCATTCGAGCGGGGTGAGTTGGCATGGCCACCGCATATACCCTGGAATTCGAGAAGCCGCTTGCGGAACTCGAACGCCAGATCGATGAACTCAAGCGCGTCGGCGACGAGCGCAATATCGACGTGACTGGCGAGCTCTCGACCCTCGAGGTCAAGCTCGACCAGAAGCGTGACGAGATCTACAAGGGGCTCACGCCGATCCAGCGGGTGCTGGTGGCGCGTCATCCCCGGCGTCCGTATACCCTCGACTACCTCTCGTCGATCTTCACCGACTTCATCGAGCTGCACGGCGACCGGCTCTTCCGCGATGACCCGGCGATTGTCGGTGGCTGGGCGCGTCTCGCGGGGCAGTCGGTGATGGTGATCGGCCACCAGAAGGGGCGCGACACCAAGGAAAACATCAAGCGCAACTTCGGGATGCCACATCCCGAGGGCTACCGCAAGGCGCTCCGGCTGATGCACCTCGCCGCGCGCTTCCACGCGCCGGTCATCACCCTCATCGACACCCCCGGCGCCTTCCCCGGGCTTGGAGCCGAAGAGCGGGGCCAGTCGGAGGCACTCGCACGCAACATCCTCGAGATGTCGTCGCTCCCCACGGCCATCATCTCGGTGGTGATCGGCGAAGGTGGCTCCGGCGGCGCGCTGGCGCTGGGCGTGGCCGATCGGATCCTGATGTTCGAGAACTCGGTCTATTCGGTGATCTCGCCCGAAGGGTGTGCCGCGATCCTCTGGAAGGATCCGGCGCAGCGCGAGCGCGCGGCCGAGGCACTCAAGATGACCGCCAACGATCTGCTGCGACTTGGCCTCGTCGATGAGATCATCGACGAGCCGGTGGGCGGGGCGCACTTCGATCCCGAGACCGCCGGCGAATCGCTGCGCGCGGTACTCATTCGTCATCTCACCGAGCTGCGCAAGGTGCGGCCCGACAAACTGGTGAAGCGCCGCTTCGACAAGTACGCGGCGATGGGCGCCTACGCGGAAGCGTGATGTCGCAAACTGTTGAAGTGCGATTCAAGGGAAATCGTCGGGCATTTTTCGAGTGGCACGATGAAGGCAACCTGCTGCGCCTGAATGAGCCCGTGCTCGTGGATGTCGAGCGCGGGCTCGATTTTGGCTGGGTCAACAGCGTGGGCGATGCAGCGCTGGCGAAGTGTGGCGGCTGTACCTCCTGCGGAACCGGCGATGAGGCGGAGGCAACTGCACCCGCTTCGACTGCGGTCGGGGACGACGCGACGTCCGAGCCCCCGCCCTCCGGGCAGGGAGACAACCCGTCGCCAGCCACAATCGAGCGCCCCAACGTCGTCCGCCGCGCCGACGCCAACGCCATCAAGCAGCACGAAGAACTCCGCCGCGGCGAAGAGGACGTGCGTCGCCAGGTGATCGAGCGCGCCAAGGCGCACGAACTCCCGATGCGGATCTCCGACACCGAGTGGCAGTGGGATCGCGGCCGGCTCTCGATCTACTTTACCGCCGATCGCCGGGTGGACTTCCGCGCCCTGGTGCGCGAGCTCGCGTCGAAGTTCCGCACCCGCATCGAGCTGCGACAGATCGGCGTGCGCGATGAGGCCGCGCGTCTGGGCGGAGTGGGGCGCTGCGGCCGCGAGTACTGCTGCAGCACCTGGCTCACCGAGCCCGGGCCGGTCAACCTCGCGCTCGCGAAGGATCAACATCTCTCGCTCAATCCGGCACAGATCTCGGGTGGTTGCGGTCGCCTGCTCTGCTGCCTCAAGTATGAGCACGAGTTCTACGTCACGTCGCGGAAGCGCTTCCCCAAGGAGGGGAAGGCGATCTACACATTGCGCGGGATGGAGAAGGTCGTTGCGGTCGACATCTTCCGCGAGCGCGTCTTCCTCAAGAGCGAAGAACAGGGCCCACGGATCGTGACACTGCTCGACCTGCGCGATGAAGTCGAGCAGGCCCAGGGGCAGGCACCGGAAGCGAGCGCGCCAGTGGCCTCCGAGCGCGCACCGCGCGACAATGCCCGGCCACCGGGTGGCCCACGCCGCCCTCGCGGCCCGCAGAACGGAGGGCCTGCGTGAAGCCGTTCTACATCACCACCGCCATCGACTATTCGAACGGTGATCCACACCTCGGCCACGCGCTGGAAAAGGTCGGCGCCGACGTGATCGCGCGCTGGCATCGCCTCCGCGGCGAGCCGGTGCGCTTCCTGATGGGAATGGATGAGCACGGCCAGAAGGTCTATCAGTCGGCACTGGCGGGTGGTGCGACGCCGGCCGCGTGGGTCGACACCATCTCCGAGCGCTTCGAGAGCACCTGGCGCCGGCTGCACTGCTCGCACGACGACTGGATGCGCACGACCCAGGCGCGGCACGCGCACGGCGTGACGGCGCTGCTCGAGCAGATCAAGGCGCGCAACCCCGACGATCTCTTCGTTGGCGAGTACGAAGGGCTCTACTGCGTCGGATGCGAGGAGTTCAAGCAGCCAGGTCAGATCGTCAACGGCCGCTGCATCGAGCACCCGTCACGCGAGCTGGTGCCCACGAAGGAGCGCAACACCTTCTTCCGGCTGTCGCGCTACACCGCGGCGGTGCGCGCGGTGATCGACTCCGGCGAATTCCGGGTCGAGCCCGCCATTCGGCGCAACGAAATTCTTCGCGTGCTCGACGAAGGCCTGCAGGATATCTCGGTTTCGCGCGGGCGGCTGCCGTGGGGTATTCCCTTCCCCGGCTCCGACGACGAAACCGTCTACGTCTGGTTCGACGCGCTGATCAACTACCTCAGCGCCACCGGCTATCCCGATGCCGGCTGGGACCAGATCTGGCCGGCCGACATCCACGTTGTCGGCAAGGGAATCACTCGTTTCCACTGCCTGATCTGGCCGGCGATGCTGATGGCCGCGGGGCTGCCGTTGCCGAAGGAAGTGTGGGCACACGGTTATGTGCAGTGGGGCGGCGCGAAGGTCAGCAAGTCGGAAGGGGTCACTGTTTCGCTCGACGACGCGATCGACCGGCACGGCGCCGATGCCCTGCGCTACTTCCTGCTGCGCGAAGTCGGCTTCGAGAACGACGGCGATTTCACCTTCGAGCGCTTCGACGCCCGCTACAACTCCGATCTCGCCGACGGTCTCGGCAACCTCGCCTCACGCACCACGGCGATGCTGGCGAAATTCCGCGACGGCGTGGTGCCGGCTGCCACCGGCCCGGAGAGTCTCGACTTCGCCGGGGATGTTGCGGTGGCGGAGTATGCCGCTGCGATGGACGCGATCGACATCAAGGGGGCCGCGGATGCCGCGTGGAGGCTGGTGAGCGAAGCCAATGGCTACATCGTGACCACAGCCCCGTGGGCGCTCGCGAAGCAGGGCGACGATGCGAAACTCGATGCGGCACTCGCCGCACTCGCACGTTGCCTGGTGCGGCTCGCGGTGATGGCCTCGCCACTGATGCCGGCGAAGGCCGCCGAACTCTGGAATGCGGTGGGTCAGGCGGGGCTGCCCGAAGCAGCGTGGAGTGACGCACTCGTGCCAATGGTGGCGGGCGCCGTGACGCACAAGCCGGAAAATCTCTTCCCCAAGCCGCCCGCCACCGCGTAGCGGGTTACTCCCAGTAGGCGCGGAAGAGCAGCTTCTCGGCCGCGCCGGCCAGCAGGTAGAGCACCAGCAGAACTCCCAATATCAGCGATGCGTGCAGCAGCACCGCCCCGGGCAATGCCCAGAGCGGAGCTGGGCTTGTGGCGCCACCCCACGCATTCATCAGCAGCAACAGTGCTGCCACGAACATTGCAGCGTTGCGGATGAGATGCACCGTGCGCACCGGGCCGGCGCTCTTGCCACCAAAGCAGCCGCAGCCGCCGTCGTAGCCGAGCTTCTGCAAGCGCCACAGCACCACGTTGAACACGGTCACGAGCCCGAACGTGGCCAGTGTGCTCCAGCGCCAGAGCCAGCCCGTCGCGAGCCAGAGTGCGATGATCATTTCGGCGGGAGCGAGCCCGACGGAAATGGCCTGACTCCAGAACTCCGATTTCATGCCAAGCTTCGCCAGCGCTGTGGTCACGGAACCCTTGTAGTAGAGCTTCCCCGCGGCCGAGGCCAGCAGAATCAGGACGAGCCCGAGCCACGAAACAACCAGATCACGCGATGGAGTCATTCCGACTTCCCCTGCAACACCTTGAGCCCGACCTGCAGCGTCTTCCCTGGAGGATACGCCGAGCGCATCCGCGCAAACATCCTCCCGACGCGGCGCAGGCGAGTGCCGAAGGACGGGACGGCGCAGCCATCGGGAACCAGCGCCATCGCGGAGCCG
Coding sequences within:
- a CDS encoding acetyl-CoA carboxylase carboxyltransferase subunit alpha, with translation MATAYTLEFEKPLAELERQIDELKRVGDERNIDVTGELSTLEVKLDQKRDEIYKGLTPIQRVLVARHPRRPYTLDYLSSIFTDFIELHGDRLFRDDPAIVGGWARLAGQSVMVIGHQKGRDTKENIKRNFGMPHPEGYRKALRLMHLAARFHAPVITLIDTPGAFPGLGAEERGQSEALARNILEMSSLPTAIISVVIGEGGSGGALALGVADRILMFENSVYSVISPEGCAAILWKDPAQRERAAEALKMTANDLLRLGLVDEIIDEPVGGAHFDPETAGESLRAVLIRHLTELRKVRPDKLVKRRFDKYAAMGAYAEA
- the ricT gene encoding regulatory iron-sulfur-containing complex subunit RicT is translated as MSQTVEVRFKGNRRAFFEWHDEGNLLRLNEPVLVDVERGLDFGWVNSVGDAALAKCGGCTSCGTGDEAEATAPASTAVGDDATSEPPPSGQGDNPSPATIERPNVVRRADANAIKQHEELRRGEEDVRRQVIERAKAHELPMRISDTEWQWDRGRLSIYFTADRRVDFRALVRELASKFRTRIELRQIGVRDEAARLGGVGRCGREYCCSTWLTEPGPVNLALAKDQHLSLNPAQISGGCGRLLCCLKYEHEFYVTSRKRFPKEGKAIYTLRGMEKVVAVDIFRERVFLKSEEQGPRIVTLLDLRDEVEQAQGQAPEASAPVASERAPRDNARPPGGPRRPRGPQNGGPA
- the metG gene encoding methionine--tRNA ligase, whose translation is MKPFYITTAIDYSNGDPHLGHALEKVGADVIARWHRLRGEPVRFLMGMDEHGQKVYQSALAGGATPAAWVDTISERFESTWRRLHCSHDDWMRTTQARHAHGVTALLEQIKARNPDDLFVGEYEGLYCVGCEEFKQPGQIVNGRCIEHPSRELVPTKERNTFFRLSRYTAAVRAVIDSGEFRVEPAIRRNEILRVLDEGLQDISVSRGRLPWGIPFPGSDDETVYVWFDALINYLSATGYPDAGWDQIWPADIHVVGKGITRFHCLIWPAMLMAAGLPLPKEVWAHGYVQWGGAKVSKSEGVTVSLDDAIDRHGADALRYFLLREVGFENDGDFTFERFDARYNSDLADGLGNLASRTTAMLAKFRDGVVPAATGPESLDFAGDVAVAEYAAAMDAIDIKGAADAAWRLVSEANGYIVTTAPWALAKQGDDAKLDAALAALARCLVRLAVMASPLMPAKAAELWNAVGQAGLPEAAWSDALVPMVAGAVTHKPENLFPKPPATA
- a CDS encoding MauE/DoxX family redox-associated membrane protein — translated: MTPSRDLVVSWLGLVLILLASAAGKLYYKGSVTTALAKLGMKSEFWSQAISVGLAPAEMIIALWLATGWLWRWSTLATFGLVTVFNVVLWRLQKLGYDGGCGCFGGKSAGPVRTVHLIRNAAMFVAALLLLMNAWGGATSPAPLWALPGAVLLHASLILGVLLVLYLLAGAAEKLLFRAYWE